The proteins below come from a single Eucalyptus grandis isolate ANBG69807.140 chromosome 3, ASM1654582v1, whole genome shotgun sequence genomic window:
- the LOC104423585 gene encoding protein HESO1 — protein MSASKVLEKTLDEILSAIKPSREDQIARNQIIAELQTVVRSMDIFRGAIVEPFGSFVSGLFTRWGDLDISIELPNGSYISSTATEQKQLMLSFLQSRLIGRYQRLQFICTARVPIVKFESRSISCDVSIDNLSGQMKSKLLLWIKGIDEHFGDMVLLVKEWAKAQEINNSTSGSFNSYSLTLLVIFHFQTCVPAILPPLKDIYPGDIASDLKGVRADVVQRITETCTANIARWKSNRYRLVNQSSLSELLVSFFSKFGLCANFIPFDERGCREADTVVDKVFGVNERTSATGNLHRRKRYVEMRRSTYLAEDIKLVTVHRERKDNACNTTVDKAASTVHSSDSSHKAHAHKDAGRETDVDEQTKSCREDDIHESPFMERSGDSRENAGGTQRRKEAHLLWEAKGRGHESFSQAFSALVLWPSLAEITELELPELLIFRAAGH, from the exons ATGAGTGCCAGCAAAGTATTGGAGAAAACACTGGATGAAATCCTTTCTGCAATTAAACCGTCACGGGAGGACCAGATAGCTCGAAACCAAATTATTGCCGAGCTGCAGACTGTTGTTCGATCTATGGATATTTTTCGAG GTGCGATCGTGGAGCCATTTGGATCGTTTGTCTCTGGTCTTTTCACAAGATGGGGGGACTTGGATATCTCCATTGAGTTACCCAACGGTTCGTACATCTCCTCTACCGCAACAGAACAGAAACAGCTCATGTTGTCATTTCTGCAGTCAAGACTAATAG GTCGATATCAAAGGCTCCAATTCATCTGCACTGCTAGAGTTCCAATAGTGAAGTTTGAGAGCAGAAGCATTTCCTGTGATGTTTCAATTGACAATCTATCGGGCCAGATGAAGTCCAAGCTCTTGTTATGGATCAAAGGCATAGACGAACACTTTGGCGATATGGTCTTATTG GTTAAAGAATGGGCCAAGGCTCAGGAAATCAACAATTCAACGTCTGGGAGCTTCAACTCATATAGTCTCACTTTACtggtcatttttcattttcag ACTTGTGTGCCTGCAATTTTACCTCCTCTAAAGGATATATATCCGGGAGATATAGCTAGCGATCTCAAAG GTGTAAGAGCTGATGTAGTCCAGAGAATTACAGAAACTTGCACTGCTAACATAGCCAGGTGGAAATCCAACAGATACAGGCTGGTTAACCAAAGCTCCTTGTCTGAGCTTCtagtttccttcttttctaaG TTCGGCCTCTGCGCAAATTTCATCCCCTTCGATGAAAGGGGCTGCCGTGAAGCAGACACCGTAGTGGACAAAGTCTTTGGTGTAAATGAGAGGACCTCAGCTACAGGAAACCTGCATAGAAGAAAGAGATACGTAGAAATGAGGAGGAGTACGTACTTAGCAGAAGATATCAAATTGGTCACCgttcacagagagagaaaggataATGCTTGCAACACAACAGTCGACAAAGCAGCATCTACAGTACACAGCTCCGACTCTTCACACAAAGCACACGCACACAAAGACGCAGGACGAGAGACAGATGTTGATGAACAGACAAAATCATGCAGAGAGGATGATATTCATGAGAGCCCATTCATGGAGAGATCAGGAGATTCACGAGAAAACGCTGGTGGCACACAGAGACGCAAAGAAGCACACCTGTTATGGGAAGCGAAAGGACGAGGGCACGAAAGTTTTTCACAAGCCTTTAGTGCCCTCGTCCTTTGGCCTTCACTCGCAGAAATTACAGAGCTGGAGTTACCAGAGCTCTTGATCTTTCGAGCAGCTGGTCACTAG